AATTGAGTGCCAACCGACAAAAAGGGAAAGGACTAAAAAGGGATAGTTTGACCACTTACATATGCAGGAACTCCACCCTCGCCCTTCGTTGTATCTCCTCCAGCCTCAGTGTGCGAAAGCCAGTTGAGCACGGCATAGTTGTAGATAATATAGGTGTAGACCTCGTCGGTGGCCAGGACCATTTGGAAGGTGTTTGTCTGTGGAAACACATTTACCATATGTAATGATAATAATTGGAAAGTTAAAAACTTCAAGTAAATCACATACCGTGTAGAGGGAGTTATCAATGCCACCGGCGAAGGAGACGTTCTTCCAGGTGGCGATCACCACGTGCTTGGGGATGAAGGTATCGGCGCCCACGACTCCCTGACGGATGTCCCACATGGTGCGTTCCCGCACCTCCACGCCGAATCGGTCCGTGCGTCCCATCAGATCACGTTCCACTCTGCAAATAGAATGAGTTTTGAGTTACTGAGACTACTGCGGCTCATGTGGCTGAtgtgaaaatgggaaaacaaagCGGATGCAAGGCAAATTTCGGCTCGGCGTCTGGCAGATGATAAATGGATTCGATGTTCGGCATATAAATCAGGACGCAGGCGGAGAGATTTCTGATTTCGGAGCTTCCTCATTACTTTCCCTGCCGCGCATATTttcataaacattttatttattttattttacgcTCTCGTGAGCCCTTTCAAGTCTGCGCTTTCCGTTGTACTGGGGGGAGTGGTGTTCGTATCGACGACCGACACATTGGCGACGCCAACGCGGCTACGTGGCGTATGATTTATATGCTTTAATTAttcattacgcatacgccgcgtagCACACTCATACTCACACCCGGTTGCCACATCAAACCGTTGGTGCTGCGTTGCTGGTTTGCTGCGCCATAAATTGCTTTAAGCCAGTTTGGCTAAATTACAGTCGGGATTCATGCAAAATGCTTAGACAAAAGCCATTCCAATCCATTTCAAATACCACACAAATAATTCTTAAGCCGATTTACCGGGGTTTTTCATTACACGCAGCCCCTTTGAGCCAGTCCACTGGTACTGCTAAATCTAAAGCGAGTTCCCCCTACCGGACAATTGCATTGGAATCGAGGTGAACAATCGAGGATGGACAAAGCTCTTGGTTGGCGTAAGAGGCTTAGCAAATGAAGCGTTTGGTTCGGTAGGAACATGTCCAGATGCTGGCCGCAAAAGTAACTACAAAACTCAGTGGGGTTCTATTTTGCTAATATTGATTAGTATATGCACAAAATGGAgataaataatagaaataattcaaattgcatttcaaatgaGAGTTAAAAATAGAATGTTGCCCTTTAGATGGCATCGAAACTAGGATGGATTATGGGCTTAGATATACATTTGCTATTGACGCAGTGAAGTGCGagttataaaatatacaatctcaaaaatctcaaaaataaaagagctACTGTAGAGCCACTAATTAAATGCAAAGCACTCAATTAAGACCAATTACCAATCGAAGCCTTGCAAACCACTAAAACACTATAATTGAACCGAAGCCATATGCAACtttcagtcagtcagcccTTTATGCCACTTACTAAAATCTAATAAAGTCCTGGGCTGCAGAGCATGCACAAATGTAAACTAATTCCCAATCGCTTTGACAAGGACATTCATTTGGGGCACTACACTCACATTCACATATGTGAGTGCTGTAacaattgaaatcgaaaaactCGTTATGCTCCGGCATTTCTGTGTGTGGCAAACAAAGATGAATGTTGGCCattttctatttgcattttcccggtaacattttattgattttgccCCCGTGTTTGTTTGTGATAAATgaaacagacacacacacacacacacacacactctggCATTGCAATCAAATATGAGTGGTAGAGTGGTGTGACCCCTATGTTCGGCTTATTTATTAACACTTCAACGATGCGTAATAAAAACTCATAATGCAGCCATTATCATAACATACATAATATGCGTTCAATTGCCGCCAGTGCGCTTATGCGCTATTCAATTTTTGAGGGCACATAAATTAAAGCTGGCAGCAGATGGCAAtggaaataaattacaaaattacgCTTTCCTTCCTCTCGACGCTCCAGCgtaaaaaatagaaaacgtTTGTTGGCAGCCAGCAAAAAACCGCATGCCATGgccaaaagaagaagaagccgCTCAGAGAtaaccgcacacacacaaaacccACACTCGCATAGTTTATCATTTGTGTTTGCCCCGagcaaaaactttaaaagtcTGCAATTGACATTTGGGCCAAAAAAATGCGAATTGTCACTCAGCCTAGAAATGCGCGCGCAGCAGCCAAAAACAGCCGCAGACTCGGAGACTTTTACGTGTAAGTAAGCCAAAAAGCCGCACATTTATACaggcactgagaaaaacttGGTAATCAAAGGATCATTTTTAGTTAGGCCATGCATCCTTGATAAAATCTTGCGATCAATACAGatgcaataacaataaattatattagtTTAGATTGTAAAATTCAAAGGCATTTCTCGCGGTGCCGACATAGAGAGAGTCGCAAAAAGTAATAGAAAGTCAGAAGCTCGTACGTAAGTCGGTCTCCGTGCCGCCCTCCAACCGCTTTTCCACCCAATTTTCCGCCCCCCGCCCACTATTTCCCCCGTTTTCCCATCGCAGGCCAGTTCTTGAACTGCGCCATTATGTACTTTATTGCATACATTCGGGCGCTGCCACAGTTTTGTCTGCATTTGTAGGTTAAAATGCCTTTTCGCCGCTTTGCATGGAAATATTTGAGTCCCtctcccccttccccctcaTCCCTTTTAGCCCGGCTTATCCACGCTTCAGCCATGTCTCGGTCTTCGCCTTCTGCCTTCTGCCGTTTGCGTTTGCCGTGTGGCCCAATTCCATCTTTGGGGTGTAAATGAAAGTGAAACAATGGCCGTACTTAAAGAAAATGGCGAAAATTGCATGTAAGCTGCAGAAACAGCGCGCAGAAAGCGCTCTCACCAGCAAATGCAAACAGAGACTTGCAAATGGCCCGGCCAAGGACTAAGAAAGGCGGCGggaaagggggcggggccaAAGGATTGGGAAACTTCTTGTTATGATTGGCAAAAGGGAATAATGAAGCGGCATTATTATGGCGCCTGGTTATAAAGAACAACTTTTGCCAAAAGCACTTTCAAGcaactggctggctggcaagACCAAGAGTGCTATGTCTGCACTctataaatttaatgaaagTGACTTTTGGCAAGTACTCCACAAAGTACTACTCCTTCAAGGTCTACTAGAATTTGCCTTACCTTTCTTAAAAGCCTTGAAGTTCATAAAGAACgttcttcaaaaatatttatcctgttcttttaaatttcctatgtacatacatacacttatattttatgtaataATTTTGCGAACCTCTAAAATGCCTCAATATACCTTTGACTCTGCTGCCGAATACGTTTTAATTGCGCCAAAGCAGGGCGGCAATTAAGAATCCGTTTGAAGCTGCCCTTGCCAAACAACAATTAGGAGCTCACAGGACCTGCGGAATTTCCCACACTTGACCAAAAAAAATCACACAGAggcagcaaacacacacatcgaAGTTCACATGCTGACAAAGTTTAAAGCGTTTAACAAAGGAAAAAATACTGAACAAACgacattaagtttttattcGCCACCCGACGCAGCTAAACGTTTGTGTGTGTAATTAAACGTGCGCTCATAATGAATTTAATGCTCAAAGTGGATGGCGacccacgcggcgtatgcgcaatgccATGCACTTTCAGCTAATCCAATGCTGAGCGctaagtgtgagtgtgtaaTTAAATTGATGCGAAATAATCATGGTCCGACATGTGGGCGGATGTCAATGAGGGAGTGTGTGGGTCAGTGGGGGTGGTGCTCAGCAATTTTACATCACTCGCATTTGCCAGCTCGCTATTCGCTCTGCCTGGCTTCTTTATCTTCAGCGCCATGCaaagttatttaaattaaattccagTCACAGCTTCAGTGACTCCCCATTCTTTAATACCTCTGCCCGCCCACTCACAAATGCACAGCTAGAAATAGCTGATtgcttttaaagttttctcTTCGAGCTGTAATAGGTAACACCTATAGATTTAAGTCACATACGTTTTTTTCAGTGCGCACATGAAAGTTTGGCTGAGCATTTCCCCTTGATAGCGCTGTTCAGGAGACGAAGACAATTAAATGGCAGTGAACGAGTTATGCGGAACAAGTTTGACATATTGTCGGACTGtgtaaaactataaaaatgcattggaCGGTACACGCACTCGTGTCCTGATCCTTGTGCTCCCACTCGCAGGATGTTAATTGCTCAGCTGTTGCAATTTGTCAGCAGAGAGTGTTGACAACAAACCCAGTGAACAGAAAAATCTAAAGTGGCAGAACGAATTCGATGGGAAAACATTTATCCTGCAATGCTATAAGCCATTCATAATGCTGTCAGATTGAACAAAACacttttgtaatttttccCCCACTTTTTTGGGTAGACTTCTCATGAATTTTTCAACTTGCATGCATCGCTCAACTGACTTGTCATTCTGTGCCACTTCGAAGTAATTTATGCTCGcctttttcttatttgtttcCTCATTGTGCCTTGAAAGCCATGAAATGCAAGGCGTTGAAACAATGTAGTCGAGCAGCCATAAGTTATGCTCCAAATAGCTCCGGTCTACGAGTTAACCAAAGAGCAATTTAAGATGAAACTTGCTTTAACTAATTAATGCATTTTTGAGTGGCTGCTTCTCTGTGTGCGCGATTACGGAATTTGTAAGGCCAAGCTTTTTAACTGCTGCCATGGCTAAAGCCATATAAATACACCACAAAAATAACTTTCTGCCCCCTCGggcattaatttgcataattagcCGGATGAGCGCAAAAAAATGGAATTCATGTTTGTGTAAATTTCAACAATGTCCTCGGAAAGTTCAGGGGGCAAGTGCAGGACAACAGAATATAATTAGAGCCAGCCTGAACTCACAAATTATATTTCGAAATGCATTGTTGGACTCAGATAAAAACGAATTGGATTTAAATGGAGTGTAATGCTCTTTTCTGCAAAATCCTTGACAATGCACCAGGACGATGGACACTTCGCAGTGAATTCACGCTCAAGTGCATGCTGAAATCAGCAGGAAAATAATGGTGCTAGTGATGGTACTGGTATTCTGCTGGCACATAGCGCCATGGGAACCCGGAAATATTACGGAGCACAGCCGAACAGGTAGCCGCCATTGGAATAATGCTGAAATTCTGGGGCAATAAATGACAGTAACAAGCAGCGAAACACTAACAATGTCAGTTAATAATGGATGTTGCAGCTCCCTGAAGTCGAAGCGATAATACACTTAGTACAAACATGTCAAGatgaatttatataatattatttgagGACCAAAAATAGTCACTGAACTTTGTGGTCTTTCAACACAACAAATTACTTGACATGCAGCAAGGATAATATCAAGTTCTGGTCTTTCATAATTTAATTCCTGGAATTAATGTAGAACAAGTTGTTtgtcaaataaattatacagTTGGGAAGGACATATGCATAAATGCAGGCCCACGaacatacacaaacacacacacgcacacatgcagaATGGGGCCACCGGAAGTGGAGAGTgagacacgcacacactcacactcacgcCATTTTGTGTTAGTTTTCTGTAAATGGCGACTGGCGCACGTAAAACGAATGTGAACGTGTATGAGTGCTATTGTTTGGCGCGTACTGTGCTGTGTGTGCTGattttgcatatgcaaatgccaCGAGAAACAAGGGCAAATAAATATGgctggcaaataaatacaaacgAACCGGAAATGCGAGCGGGGAGTGGGGAGCGGGGATAATGCGGAAATATATTGAGATGCCAGATGCATTGTCTTACCGGAAGTAAACACCAGGCGTCCGCTGGTCAATATCCGATGGATAAATACGCCCCACGCGGCACTTACTGAAGAAGATGCCCATGAAGGAGGGATCGCGTTTGATGGGCCAGTCCTTGATCGGGAAGACCAGGGGGTAGGTGAGGTACTCTGGCGGGTCAGAGAACTCCAAGTAGCCGTTGAGGGAGAGCTGTAAGGGAAGGAGATTGTTGGATTACCTATTACTGATTCACTAATTCTGTGCACAATCGAGGAGAAACTCTACCCTGGTGTAGTTGAATCGGAAGCCGTAGAAGGGCAGCTGGAAGTTCAGATTCTTGTGCAGCTGCGTCATGGAGGCGTGGATGTCGAACTGGTAGTCGCCACGTCCGCCGTACATGTCCTTGTCGAAGTACCAGTACATGAAGTTGCTCCTCAGCTCCGCCAGACGGGCGGCGGTTATGGTGTATCCTCCGGCTGCCGTGGAGTATGTGGTTGGTGGGGCGACATTGTTGTTGGGATCTGGAAGAGGCGAGCGGAGAAGACAAATAGATTAGTGGGGAGAACTCTGGCCTATCATTATAATTTCACACCTAATCCGAGGAGATTACTTTTTCAATTCCACAATATTATCCCTCGCACTTGCTGCGTTGCAAGGCATAAAGTGaaagaaaacttttcactggcctctttgcattttccggCTGCAACTTTGCACCCACATCCACCCACATCCTTGCAGCATCCTTGCAGCTCCCGTTCCGGGTGCTTGGCCATTAAAGGTCACAGTTAATATTCATTTCTGTGCTGAAAACTTTGCTGTCTTCCTTCCACTTTGCTTCTCTGGGCCCCTTTCTCCTAATTTCGCCTCACCGCTGGCCTTTTAAAGCAATTTAAGCTGATTAAGTGCAAAGCTGACGTTCCCAATGGACACTGCCGACGGGAGCCCATGAAGGAACCCGGGATCCGCTTAAGGATATTGCTCCTGACGCTGTCCAGAAACTTAAATTGCTGGCGAAGTTTTCGTGGCGAAGTCCTGAGAAAGATTTCTAAATATTCCTGCAATCCCTGGGGAGCTGTGGTTGCACCAAAAGCGGTTGACAttcattgcattttgcagAAATACTTTAATGATTTTAAGATTTTACTTGTACTTCCTTAAATCAATTAGCTatcaaaaattgatttaaatattactaGTCAACATACCTGCATCTTAAACTTCGCATTTCGTGCTACTTCTTTTTCATTAActcaattttaatatttaagttccttgttgtttttttaatgGAAACCCGCTCCTTACAGTTTAAGCTTCATTTATAATTCCATTAATTAATGAAGCCCATTAAGATCCCGACACCTCATTTCGCTTCTTTGCACAGGTATTTCCCCATTCTATTCGGTTTAATTGCGTTTTTCTCTTTGAATATATGGAATTGCAGTAGTATGCTTAATGTTGAACacagtttttatttcatcTCTCATTTCCTTCGACTGTCTGCTTTGTGAACTGTGAATTGCAGAGTGTCTGGTGAATCATTAATTGCATTGATTTCGATTGTAATGAGCCAGCTAATGAAACGTCAACAGTGTGAAGTGGCCATAAACCCCAGCGGATTCCTTCTATGAATCCTGAACATCTGTTgcgtttaaagtttttaagcTATTTATGAATCGATACCCTCGCTAATCCTTTTTGGTGGACCTTATAAAAGTGCGCGGATTAGCAGGCTGTCTTTTGCCAAAGATTTGTGTAAAATTGGTGCGCGGAAAACACGCAAAACTCGCGTGTTCGGGTTGCAATTACCGGGAAATCGCTCCTTTGACAAATCTTCCTTTTTTACTTTCACAGCTTAGGTAGTAGGTAGTGGCCTTAGGTAGTTTCCCGGAATTAAGTTAAGTTCGGCTGGGTTTCAATAGCATGGCTACCTGAACTTTTGCCACCAGCTGTCGGGGGCGACAACTGGACCAGGTAGTCCTTAGAATTTCAGATATATAAACTGTGCGTTCCTTGCCTCAACATCACATTCGTACTTCAACCGTCAAGCGTCAACATGAGCATCAGCACATTCAACTTCCAGTTCTACAACTACAAGCTGAGTCCGTCGTCACCGGGATTTGGCAGTGCGGCCTCCcgttcctcctcctccttcatCAGCGAACTGGAAATGGACATTGACGAGGACATGTCCGGCCAGCCCACCATCACATCCACGCCCAAGCCGCGTTTCACCAGCCAACTGGCCGTGGAACTGGCCAAAACGGAGCCGGGTAATGGTATATCCCCACTGCGACCCAAATTGCATACGGCCCAGAAACGCTGGTCCATGGAGTTGAGGGAAAAAGTGCTGGAAATGTCCAAGCGAAATAATGGCCACGAGAAACCACAAACCGCAGGgcaacaggaacaggaacagcaCCAGCGACTGcaactggagcagcagcagcagcagccacaggaGCAACCACTGCAAGCGGAGGAagtgcagcatcagcagcaggaacCCACTGTCACCGACAAAATCAACTTCTTCAACAAACTGACCAACACCTTTGAGTCCGGTTTCAACAAACTGATGCCCCAAGGTAGCGCCACCAACAACCGCTTCATAGCCATGTTGCGCACCGCCCGTCCACAGAACGTGGCCACTACCACCGCCAACAGCAGCACCGCCAACAGTTTCCTGGGCAGCAACCACAGTCTCAGTGGTTCCGTTACCGGTCAAGTGCCACCACCCAAGCCCAAGAGACTGGCGGCCACCGCCGCCCagtttgccacgccccttgtGCCCGGCATGGGCGTGGGCAAGGGGGGCAGTCAGCGCAAGTGCTCCCTGCGCCGCAAACCTTCGATGGACAAGTCGAGGGCCACCATTTCGCGCCAGAGCTCCAGTGCCTCGGTGCGAACCCAGAACCACGCCATCATGGAGGACCTTAGTTTGGTGGTTCCCGTGAGATTGCGCATCGCGGAGTACGAGCAGCGGATCTCGATGAGTGCTTAGCTCCAGAAACTAGATTAATTGTAAGTTCCACAGGATTGCCTTactttagttttaagttagcCTAAGCTTCTAAAGACaattcaaatataaaatatgtgaCGCAacatgattttttttttattcttggCAAATGGGGCATTACACAtagtaaaacatttttaatctTTACTCTTTTGCAAACTGGAAGTAATCCAAACTCAATTGAACTCGTAAGTTACGAGCATATATTTCTTGATTCCATTTCTGACCAAACCCTTTTTTTCACAAAGTTACATTCGAACAAATAACTGTGACTAATGCGGCAAAAAATTCCAATTCCCAATAGCCAATATATCAGTTCTGGGAGACTGATAAAACAGAGTTACCTGAATTGCTAAATCCACACACTACCACAGGTTGTAAACTGAATCACGCAAGACTCTGTGCCACCCTGTCCACAGCTATGTgtccatatatacatatatattcactACACCACCACGCACCTGTTTTGTTTGCCGAAGcggaaaacaagaaaaccgTTAGCTTTTTAATGCCTCAACCCGGGGCATTATCTTATAGGGcaaaacagagagagagagagagagagatagagagagagagagtaaaaaagagagagggagagagctTACAGCAACTACACCTGAAGGCCCGAACACAGGTTATCGAGCAAATATTGGTAACTAAACCAAACTGAAACCCACTGAGCTGTTCTGATAAGATAggcaacgcggcgtatgagtaatgggGTGGAACTGAATCAGCGCACAGGGACAAGGAAATCGACTCACCCCAATTGTAGCCGCTGTTGTCCACGTCGTAGCCCAGCTCGCCCAAGTATTCATTTTGCATTACGAGGGCTCCAAACATTTTCTCTGGCTTCAATCCGGCGACGGTGAGGACATCATCCGTTCCCCGACTGCTGACATGCACCACGGGAATGAGAGTGGGCTTCTGCAGGGCCAGGGGTTTGGTTTCAGGTTTTACCACTACCACTTTTTTGGGAGCGGGCGTGGCCTTTGGAACCTCCACAAACTCCGCCTGAGATTTGGGCTTAGTCACCTTGACGGGCTCCGGAACTGCATTAATTATTTGATCCTCGAACTCCTCCGTCGATATATTCTCGTTGGCCAGGACATAGGCCATGAAGCCGCAGGCCAGCGCACAAACCACAAACAGTTTGAAACGCATTTTCACTCGATTTCGATTTGTCACTTAATTGGTATTTCGTTTTTTCGTTTCACTgctaaaagaaaaacacaaaggCTTCAATTAGATAAACGATTTAGGCATCACTCTCTTTCATGCGAAGTTGTTCACTATTTATGCACAGCTTTTCCTTGGATATCCTCGTTTTCTAACGATTTTCACTTGATGACATCATCAGTTAAGGCAAAGGCTTATCAGTTTTCTTATCACTTGTCACCAATTTTCAATTCTAGATTCAATTACCAGGCAGGAAAACACGTTCGTTGCAGCGAGCCGCTCAGCTAAGACTGAAGTATAGTTAACTCCTACGATCCGATCGGGGCGTTGCCAAAACTCAGTTCACCTGTCGCCGTCTACTCGATTGTGAAACATCGCCTTATCGGCCAGATAAAGTTGGCCATATCTTATCAATGGAACATTACGCACCGATAACGCATTCCTTCTTCGGCTCGCTCGGCTTTTTCGGGAAGCTTCACTCTCTGCTCTGTGCTCTAAATTTACCAACCTATTTGTTTATACCCATTCCTGGGAGGCTTACCTACATTTTTCTCTGTTGACAGTGGCCTCTTGCAGATTTGTGATTCATTTCCATTACAGTTAATACCACTCATGACGCGGCCATTTTGTGAAAAGCTGAATGGGCTGTAAAACCTACACATGCATGCGGAATTGGTGAGAGCACGCTTCCGGTTTAATTATAGACAATGACCCATTACCGACCATCAAAAAGGCATTTCCGATGAGGCTTAAAAGTTATGAATGGCAGCCGCCGTCAAAAAAGCCTACGGATTGATTTCATTAGGCCATGAAAGTGTCATGGTCGTCATTAATGGAGAAATGAACTACGGAGTGGGAAACTCGGAATAAAATTGATAAAACAGGCATATTGAAGACCCACTTGTGTGACTAATAGTGTATTATAAAGTAATAATGTAGATAAAcatttctttaataaaaatcgAAGGataagatatatttttattgtgtatGTGGTTAAGGGAATGACAACCAGATTGTAATTGAAAAGGTACCTCGTAGTTCATAAACAACTTTATTTATCTTTTAAGACAGACACCATTAAATCAGagtaaatttatatatttattaaatatttattatatatattaaatagcaAAATTTTTAACTATAGTATAGGCCGTCTAAATATTTTCCTCAGCATATGTATGACTAACTTCATGGATATTTATCCCTCTCTCAAAAACAATCCATTATTGGCCAGCGAACCAGTTGCATTATCAGCTTAAGTGGGCTGATAAGAAACTATTTTGAAATTCCAACACCCTATAACCATGTTTTGGTGTCATTATCATCCCAGACACGCGTATAACAATTTGGTAGTTATGTAGCTTTAACAGCACCCAAACGAGCGCTCTGTTAACTAACAGCGATCATATCACGCCACCACCCTAAAAGTAGGCAGTACTTTTTGGCGAGCTTTGTTCTCTCTTTAGTTTTCTTTCCCTGCTTATCAgtagttttgtttatttggaaTGAGGGGGTCCCGGCTCCAAACAAAAGTGAATAGTCTTCAGTTCTGGGTCGACCGCCGGCAAGAAGAGACCGCTTCGCACTTATCAGGTGATCCGGCATACACGCCTAGTTTCtatcatcatcaccatcagcatGCTGCGTTATCTGGCGCTTTCGGAGGCAAAAATCGcgaaactgccacgcccactatcGCGATGCTATCACAGCGAAAAGGGCGTTTGGGGCTATAAGCCGATTGCCCAGCGTGAATATCAAGGTACGGTTGTGAACAAGTGGGTTGCCAAGACTTCAATAAAAACCTCATCCGTCGAGATAACCATCGCATCGATAAGAGTCTTTCGGGATCAAACATTCACATGAATGAACAGTGGAAATCTACCCAAGCAAAATGAAAACCCACTGTAGTTTTCTCGTAGTgtcattgtgtgtgtgtgtttgtgtttgtgtttgtgtatgcGTGCGTGTCGGATTTTCCAGCCGGCTATTTATCAGTGGAATTCAAGCAGCTGACCCACAAGAATCACCGCATCAACTGCAATGAAACAGCAGCCTGAACAAAAGATCAAGTGCAAATTGCTGTGGGTAAACTCGAAAACCAGTTGTAGAAGACATATGCATCAATCGAATACCGCGTAATTGGAGGGTATATGCGCATTGATACATTGACTTAATATTcagaattgaaaatattttagaaactAAAATAGAGACTATCGACGAAATACAGCTCTGTTGGCTTGtggaatattttttatgattttaatgTTACCTACCCAAGCTAATCTCCAAGTTCCGAGCTTATCACATGTTTTCACTTGGAAATCTGATAAACCTAAAATATATGAGACTACTGGGTGTAGCCAGTACCCGGAATTTATAATTAGAGCGAGGAGATTGTGGCAGACCCCCCGTGCAGTGCACTAATTAAGTGCGGAGGGGCGGATGTCCAGTGCACAGATACTATATCTTTTCACAAAACGCACGGCAGGGAGTCCGAAAAGAACCCGGCTAAATATCAAAGCACGGCAAACAAAGGACCCAAAACGGGAGCTCCTTTGTGCTTGTCCTGCATCCGTTGCGTACACAATTGGGGCTTATCGACACCATGGCCAACAGACACCAGTCAGCAGTCACAGTCACCAGTTGGTAGTTGGTAGTTGGTTAGTTTGCCAGGAGCCTTTGACTGGGCAGCAGAGAAGAGCCTTCAACGCTTGACCATGTGACATCAGCCGTCTACGATGCTGCACTTGAAGAAAAAACTATCTAAAATGAAATCAGGCTTTGAAAAAGTATGTTAAATATT
This genomic stretch from Drosophila yakuba strain Tai18E2 chromosome 3R, Prin_Dyak_Tai18E2_2.1, whole genome shotgun sequence harbors:
- the LOC6538975 gene encoding protein bottleneck, translating into MSISTFNFQFYNYKLSPSSPGFGSAASRSSSSFISELEMDIDEDMSGQPTITSTPKPRFTSQLAVELAKTEPGNGISPLRPKLHTAQKRWSMELREKVLEMSKRNNGHEKPQTAGQQEQEQHQRLQLEQQQQQPQEQPLQAEEVQHQQQEPTVTDKINFFNKLTNTFESGFNKLMPQGSATNNRFIAMLRTARPQNVATTTANSSTANSFLGSNHSLSGSVTGQVPPPKPKRLAATAAQFATPLVPGMGVGKGGSQRKCSLRRKPSMDKSRATISRQSSSASVRTQNHAIMEDLSLVVPVRLRIAEYEQRISMSA